Proteins encoded together in one Salarias fasciatus chromosome 17, fSalaFa1.1, whole genome shotgun sequence window:
- the LOC115404732 gene encoding heparan sulfate 2-O-sulfotransferase 1-like, with the protein LLAVLVFGVSVMLIEKQIQKLDEWRAKLESVLLKPEVAETERRVGEDQPPPARGDNTVIIYNRVPQTASTSFTNIAYDLCRKNQFHVLHVNISPNNPVLSLQDQIRVVKNITSWKEKKPGFYHGHMAYLDFAK; encoded by the exons ctcctggcgGTCCTGGTGTTCGGGGTGTCCGTGATGCTGATCGAGAAGCAGATCCAGAAACTGGACGAGTGGAGAGCGAAGCTCG AGAGCGTCCTCCTCAAGCCAGAGGTGGCTGAGACTGAGCGGCGTGTCGGTGAGGACCAGCCGCCGCCGGCCAGAGGAGACAACACGGTCATCATTTACAACAGAGTGCCCCAGACGGCCAGCACGTCCTTCACCAACATCGCCTACGACCTCTGCAGGAAAAACCAGTTCCACGTCCTGCACGTCAACATCTCCCCAAACAaccctgtcctctctctgcaggaccag ATTCGTGTTGTGAAAAACATCACCTCATGGAAAGAGAAGAAGCCCGGCTTCTACCACGGCCACATGGCTTATCTGGACTTCGCAAAGTAA
- the LOC115404140 gene encoding lysozyme C-like: MVMRSLVFLLLLAVSSAKVFERCEWARVLKKYGMDGYRGVTLADWVCLSQWESSYDTGATNYNGPGSTDYGIFQINSRYWCEDGSPTSNGCNIKCSELLSDDVGAAINCAKRVVKDPQGVRAWVAWKRHCENQDLSSYVQGCGV, from the exons ATGGTCATGAGGAGTctggtgttcctgctgctgctggctgtgagCAGTGCCAAAGTGTTTGAGCGCTGCGAATGGGCCCGAGTGTTGAAGAAATACGGGATGGACGGATACCGAGGCGTCACCCTGGCTGACT GGGTGTGCCTGTCTCAGTGGGAGTCCAGCTATGACACCGGAGCCACCAACTACAACGGACCCGGCTCCACAGACTACGGCATCTTCCAGATCAACAGCCGCTATTGGTGCGAGGACGGCTCCCCTACAAGCAACGGCTGCAACATCAAATGCAGCG AGCTTCTGAGTGACGACGTTGGTGCAGCGATCAACTGTGCCAAGCGTGTGGTGAAGGATCCTCAAGGCGTCAGAGCCTG GGTGGCCTGGAAACGTCACTGTGAGAACCAGGACCTGAGCTCCTATGTGCAGGGATGTGGTGTGTGA